A window of Alphaproteobacteria bacterium genomic DNA:
GCCCCGCTGGAACAGCTCTGCCTCAGCCCGCAATGCGGCTTCTCCAGCACGCATCACGGCAACAACCTCACCGTCGATGAGCAGAAGCGCAAGCTCGCGCACATCGTCGAGGTCGCGCACGAGGTCTGGGGCAGCGCCTGAGGCGCGCCCTACGCCTTCTCGAACACCAGCGCGATCACCACCAGGACCGCGGCGACGACGACGCCGCCGGCGACCGTCTGCCACCCCTGCGGCCGGCTGCCGCGCAGCCACATCGCCAGCACGGCGGCCAGCACCAGCAGCGCGCTGATCAGGGCGAAGAGCTGGTTCTGGCTCACAGCTTCGCCCGTACGCGCCGCGCGCCCTCGACCATTGCCGCCATCTTGCCGTAGGCGGTGGCACGCGGCAGGTACTTGAGCCCACAATCGGGCGCGGCGATCAGACGCTCGGGCGCGATGTGCTCGAGCGCCGCGGTCAGCCGCTTCTCGATCATCTCTGGGGTCTCGACATTGGGGTCGCCGAGGTTCAGCACGCCCACCATCACGCTCTTGCCCGGCAGATCCTTCAGCACTGCGAGATCTAGGTCGGGCTCGGCCGCCTCGATCGAGACCTGCGCCGCGCTGGTTCCGTTGAGCTCGCGCAGGAAGGCGTATTGCCGGGCCTTGGTCTTCACGACATAGGCGTAGCCCATGCACAGATGGATCGCGGTCGGGCCCTCGACGCCGTGCAGGGCGCGCTCGATGGCCTCTAGCGCGAAACCGCGCGCCTTCTCGGCGTTGGGCGACAGGTAGGGCTCGTCGATCTGCAGCACGTCGATGCCGGCGGCCTTGAGATCCTTGAGCTCGGCGTTGACCGCGTCGGCGTAGGCCAGGGCGAGCTTGCGATCGTCGCCGTAATGCTCGTCCTTGGCCAGCATGGTCATGGTGAACGGGCCGGGCACCGTGATCTTGGTGGCGCGCCCGGTGTTGGCGCGCAGGAAGCGCGCCGCCGCGAGCTCGACCGGCTCGCGACGGCGGATCGGGCCGATGACGCGCGGCACCTCGGTGGGCTTGCCGGTGCGGCCCGGCACGACGCCAGGCCTATCGAGGTCGATGCCGTCGAGCGCATTGGCGAAGTGGTTGAAGTAGCTTTCGCGCCGCACCTCGCCATCGGTGACGATGTCGAGGCCGGCGCGCTCCTGGTCGCGGATCGCCAGCAGCACCGCGTCGTCCTGCGCCTGCTCCCGCAGGTCAGGTGGCTGACGCCAGACGCTCTCCATGCGCGTGCGCGGCGGGCCATGCGAGAGCAGCTCGGCCTTGTCGACCAGCCAGTCCGGCTGCGGATAGCTGCCGACCAGAGTCGTCGGGATCAACGGCAACGCCATGCGCATTCTCTTTCCTTGCTCGTCGCCACACTCTATAGGCTTGGCCCCAATGTTGCAGGGGGTATCGAGAACCAATTGGGGGCCTCATGACACCGGAGCAGATCGCCTTGGTGCGGTCGAGTTTCGCCAGCGTCGTGCCGATCAAGGAAACGGCGGCCGACCTGTTCTACAGCAGGCTGTTCGAGCTCGACCCGTCGCTGAAGCCGCTCTTCAAGGGCGACATGAAGGAACAGGGCCTGAAGCTGATGGCCATGATCGGCACCGCCGTGGGCGGGCTCGACCGGCTCGACAGCATCGTGCCCGCCGTGCAGGCGCTGGGGCGGCGGCACGTCGGCTACGGCGTGAAGACCGAGCACTACGACACCGTCGGCAGCGCACTGCTGTGGACTCTCGAACAAGGCCTTGGCGCCGCCTTCACGCCCGAGGTCAAGTCGGCGTGGAACAGCGCCTACGGCGTCCTTGCCGGCACGATGAAGGAGGCCGCGGCGGCGTAGGCTTGTCGCTCGCCGGTCTCGGCCCCTAGCATGGCCGATCATCGGGGGGTGAAACATGACAGGCGAACTCTCTCGACGGGGCCTCGTGCGGCTGGTCGGCCGCGCTGGCGGCGCCGTCGCCGTGCGCAATACCCTCGGCGCGATGGGCCTGCTGGCGCCCGCCGTCGCCTGCTCCGAGGTGCGGCTGGCCCAGGGCTCGGGCAGCGGCGTGCGCGTCGTCATCCTGGGCGCCGGCATCGCCGGCATGACTGCAGCGCACGAGCTCAGCAAGGCCGGCTATGACTGCCGCATCGTCGAGGCGCGCGCGCGTGCCGGCGGCCGGGTCTGGACCCTTCGCGGCGGCGACCGCCTCGACGAGGTCGGCTCGAGCCAGCGCGTCGAGTGGCAGGCCGATCGCGACACCTACTTCAACGCCGGCGCTGCGCGGTTGCCGCATCACCACCAGGGCATCCTCGGCTATTGCCGTGAGTTCGGCGTCGCGCTGGAGCCCTTCATCAACGACAACCGGGGCGGGCTGATCCACAACGACCGCGCCCTCGGTGGCCGCCCGCAGTCGCGCCGCCGGATCCAGGCCGACATGCGCGGCGCCATCGCCGCGCTCGCCGCCCGCAGCCTGCCGGCGAACGCCACGGCGCTGCGCCGCCTGCTGCGCGGCTTCGGCGATCTCGATTCGGCGATGCGCTATGTCGGCTCGCCGCGCGCCGGCTTCGAACGCGCGCCCGGTGCCGGCGATCAATCGGCGATCCAGCTCAAGCCGCTGCCGATCGAGGAGATCGCCCGCCTGCTGGCCGACGACAACACCGAGACCGGCATGCATTTTCCCGACGGCTGGGAACAGGCGCCGACCATGATGCAGCCGGTCGGCGGCATGGACCGCATCGTCGACGGCTTCGTGCGCTCGGTCGGCCGCATGGTCAGCTATGACAGCGAGGTGGTCCGCATCGCGCGCGGCGGTGCCCGGGCGCAGGTCGTGGTGCGCAACCGCCGCAGCGGCACGATCAGCACCATCGAGGCCGACCACGTGATCTGCACCATCCCCCTCACCGTGCTGAAGGGCATCGACAGCGACTTCAGCGATCCGGTGCGCCGCGCCATCGCCGCCGGCAGCGGCGTCTACATCCCGGCGGTGAAGGTCGCCTACGAAGCCAGCCGCCGCTGGTGGGAGCTCGACCATCAGATCTATGGCGGCATCAGTTGGACCAGCCGCGAGATCACGCAGATCTGGTATCCGTCGAACGCCTTCCACGCCCGCACCGGCGCGATCGTCGGCGCCTATATCTGGGACCACAAGGCGGGCACGAAGTACTCGGCGATGACACCGGCGCAGCGCGTCGCGGCAGCGGCAGCCGACGCCGAAGCCGTGCATCCCGGCTTTTCGAGGATGGTCGGCAAGGGCCTGACCGTCGCCTGGGCCAAAGTGCCCTTCTCGATGGGCGGCTGGGCGGAGTGGGACGAGGACCGCACGGCGCGGCGCGACCACTATCCGGTGCTGGTCGCGGGCGATGGCCCAGTGCAGTTCGCCGGCGAGCACATGAGCCATATCAACGGCTGGCAGGAAGGCGCCGTGCTGTCGGCCCAGATCGCGGTGCGCCGGATCGCCGAGGCGGTGCGTGCCCGGCGGGCCTGAGGGGCTTTTGACAAGCGGCCGGCGGGGCGCCTAGGCTCCCTGCCGCACGGCTGCTCTCCGATGGAGGAACCCATGGCCGCCAGTCTGCTCGAGCACTACAACATCTTCTGCAAGGACCTCAGCGCGACGGTCAAATTCTACGAAAAGTACGTCGGCCTGCGCGACGGCGACCGCCCGCCCTTCAACTTCCCCGGCGCCTGGCTCTACGCCGGCGAGCAGGCGGTGGTGCACATCGTTTCCGAGAGCGGCCGCAAGGATCACGGCAGCGGCGCCATCGACCACATCGCCTTCCGCTGCCACGGCCTGAAGGACACGCTCGAGCTGCTGAAGAAGGACGGCGTGGCGCACGAGCTGCGCCAGGTGCCGGCGCGCCCGCTGCAGCAGGTTTTCATCCGCGATCCCGACGGCGTGATGATCGAGATGAACTTCTGGGATGAACCGGTGGTCGCCAAGCCGCGCAAGGAAGGCGTGATGCACGCCTCTGAGGCGATCTAGAGCGACGAGCCCGAATCGGCGCCGCCCTGTCATCCCGAGCGCAGCGAGGGATCCAGGGAAGCTGCCTGGATCCCTTGCTGCGCTCGGGATGACAGGTGGGTCCGATTGACCGCTCGATGCTCTAGCCCGACGCACGCACGTCGTCTTTCCGAGCGCAGCAAGGAATCTTTCGAGATCCCTCGCTGCGCTCGGGATGACAGGCGGTGTGCTCGGAGCCTACAGAATCTGGAAGACCTCGTAGATCGGCCCGCTCGCCTCGCGGCGGCCGACGCCGACCGAGATGATGCGGTTGAGGAACGAGTACTTCTCCGACGCCGTCTCGAAGCGCGGCGCGGTGCGGAAATAGTACTCCGAGGGATCGACCTTCTCGCCTTTGGCCAGGCGGTCGAGTACCCATTGCGGGCCGTGACGCAGGCCGCGATAGCTCATGTAGATCAGGTGCCCGTCGTGCGTCTTCAGCGTCAGCCGTACGTCGAGCTCCCACACGCCGTCGGCGCGCACGGTGATCCAGTCGCCCGCCGGTGTCGGCTGCACGGTGCCCTTGAGTTCGTCGCCCTCGAAGGTGCCGCCGGCGACCGTGGCGACGCGGCGATGGCCATAGGGCGTGACGCCCATGTCGTCGACGGCGCCGACGTCGAGGCGGATGGTGAAGAGGTGGGCGCTGCTGAGCGTCGGTTCGGACATCGTTGGTTCTCTGATTGACGCTGTCATCCCGAGCGCAGCGAGGGATCTTGGCGTCGATGATAGATCCCTCGCTGCGCTCGGGATGACGGAGGCGCCTAGCTCTTCGATCCGCCGGCGAGCTTGGGCTCGACGGTCTCGACCGGCGCCCCGGCCTTCTTCCAGGCGCCGAAGCCACCCTCGATATGCGCCACCGGCGTGAGCCCCATGTCCTGCGCCGTCTTGGCGGCCAGGGCCGAACGCACGCCGCCGGCGCAGAAGAACACGAACTTGTCGCCATTGGCGAAGAACGGCTTGTGGTACGGGCTGCCGGGATCGATCCAGAACTCGAGCATGCCGCGCGTGACGTTGATCGCGCCCGGCACGCCGCCGTCGCGCCAGATCTCGCGCGGATCGCGCAGGTCGATGAAGGTGGTGCCCTTCTGCCCGTGCATCGCCCTGGCCTGCTCGACGTTCAAGGTCTCGATCTCCTTCATCGATTCGTCGAACATCTCTTTCACGCTGCGCTTGATCTCCAGCGGCATTGCTCTCTCCTTACGCCACAGCCTGGTCGATGGCCCGTTCAAGCACGGCGCACATCGTCTCGATCTCGTCGTCGTCGGATATGAACGGCGGACCCAGCATCAGCAGGTCGGTGACGCCGATGCCGCCGGGATAGATCCACACGTTGTTGTCGAGCGCGTGCTTCATCGCCTTGTTGGTCACGGTGCCGGGCGTCGCGAAGGGTTCCAGCGTCTCGCGATCCTTGACCACCTCGATACCCCACAGCATGCCGCGACCACGCACTTCCGCGACATTGGGATGCTGCTTCAGTCGCTGCAGGCGACGCTCGAGCTTGGCGCCGGCGACCCTGGCTTTGGCCAGCATGTCCTCGTCGCTCACGATGCGCAGCACCTCGTCGGCGGCGGCGCAGGCCGCCG
This region includes:
- a CDS encoding rhodanese-like domain-containing protein yields the protein MPLEIKRSVKEMFDESMKEIETLNVEQARAMHGQKGTTFIDLRDPREIWRDGGVPGAINVTRGMLEFWIDPGSPYHKPFFANGDKFVFFCAGGVRSALAAKTAQDMGLTPVAHIEGGFGAWKKAGAPVETVEPKLAGGSKS
- a CDS encoding FAD-dependent oxidoreductase, which produces MTGELSRRGLVRLVGRAGGAVAVRNTLGAMGLLAPAVACSEVRLAQGSGSGVRVVILGAGIAGMTAAHELSKAGYDCRIVEARARAGGRVWTLRGGDRLDEVGSSQRVEWQADRDTYFNAGAARLPHHHQGILGYCREFGVALEPFINDNRGGLIHNDRALGGRPQSRRRIQADMRGAIAALAARSLPANATALRRLLRGFGDLDSAMRYVGSPRAGFERAPGAGDQSAIQLKPLPIEEIARLLADDNTETGMHFPDGWEQAPTMMQPVGGMDRIVDGFVRSVGRMVSYDSEVVRIARGGARAQVVVRNRRSGTISTIEADHVICTIPLTVLKGIDSDFSDPVRRAIAAGSGVYIPAVKVAYEASRRWWELDHQIYGGISWTSREITQIWYPSNAFHARTGAIVGAYIWDHKAGTKYSAMTPAQRVAAAAADAEAVHPGFSRMVGKGLTVAWAKVPFSMGGWAEWDEDRTARRDHYPVLVAGDGPVQFAGEHMSHINGWQEGAVLSAQIAVRRIAEAVRARRA
- a CDS encoding 5-methyltetrahydropteroyltriglutamate--homocysteine methyltransferase, with amino-acid sequence MALPLIPTTLVGSYPQPDWLVDKAELLSHGPPRTRMESVWRQPPDLREQAQDDAVLLAIRDQERAGLDIVTDGEVRRESYFNHFANALDGIDLDRPGVVPGRTGKPTEVPRVIGPIRRREPVELAAARFLRANTGRATKITVPGPFTMTMLAKDEHYGDDRKLALAYADAVNAELKDLKAAGIDVLQIDEPYLSPNAEKARGFALEAIERALHGVEGPTAIHLCMGYAYVVKTKARQYAFLRELNGTSAAQVSIEAAEPDLDLAVLKDLPGKSVMVGVLNLGDPNVETPEMIEKRLTAALEHIAPERLIAAPDCGLKYLPRATAYGKMAAMVEGARRVRAKL
- a CDS encoding DUF3237 domain-containing protein, giving the protein MSEPTLSSAHLFTIRLDVGAVDDMGVTPYGHRRVATVAGGTFEGDELKGTVQPTPAGDWITVRADGVWELDVRLTLKTHDGHLIYMSYRGLRHGPQWVLDRLAKGEKVDPSEYYFRTAPRFETASEKYSFLNRIISVGVGRREASGPIYEVFQIL
- a CDS encoding hemin receptor; this translates as MTPEQIALVRSSFASVVPIKETAADLFYSRLFELDPSLKPLFKGDMKEQGLKLMAMIGTAVGGLDRLDSIVPAVQALGRRHVGYGVKTEHYDTVGSALLWTLEQGLGAAFTPEVKSAWNSAYGVLAGTMKEAAAA
- a CDS encoding VOC family protein, which codes for MAASLLEHYNIFCKDLSATVKFYEKYVGLRDGDRPPFNFPGAWLYAGEQAVVHIVSESGRKDHGSGAIDHIAFRCHGLKDTLELLKKDGVAHELRQVPARPLQQVFIRDPDGVMIEMNFWDEPVVAKPRKEGVMHASEAI